The Hylaeus volcanicus isolate JK05 unplaced genomic scaffold, UHH_iyHylVolc1.0_haploid 9910, whole genome shotgun sequence genome segment tttATGACAACATTGCTCGTAtaaacttataaataaaagttccaACAATGAAGTGTAATGTACAACTGCCTTAAacaaattaacattaaactcAGTGACTGACTATTTATGCAATACTTCAATGTGTTTGTTTCACTTCTAACAACTGAGGATAGTTTTCAACTATGTTCAATAAGATTCCATCAATGTACGCCCTTAATTGTGTATTAACCTCTTGCTGTTCCTTTAAAGCTTGTCTCATCtgtaataaatagtttcaaataatgatatgaaaaacaatttaatcgcATAGAATGTTACATATACAACAAAATACATACTTCAGATATACTAGAAAGGTCACCATAGTCGCCAAGAATTTGACCATCcatctataataaaaatcaaataataagaaaatataaaacataaattgatatttaccGATTAGCAAATACagttattatacaaataaatgagTATAACATACTTGATCTTGGTTCATCCCTGCTAATAATTCTACAGCGAGACTAGGTCCTTTCTCGGCGGTACTGTTACAGGGATTTAACATTAATAGTTCACGGCCTGCCTGCAGAGCCGCTGCAGCCTGCAATTCGTCTCGTGATTCCTCTAAAccttaaaatagaaaatgtaacacgttttaacaataacaacaaatatttgtttttctttcctaataatgaataataatacaaaatgcgACGTACTTTTATTATGAGCCTGGAGTTGAGCCACCTGTTGCATTAATTCCTCTATTCTTTGTTGATCCTCTATTCTCATTGAGAGCTCTTCTCTGGCAGCTTCCAACTGATGTTGGATTTCATTAGCTCGACATGTTGCTTGACGTTCACCCTCACGTGCAATTTCTACGTCCGTTCTAACTTCCTCGAGGTTATTTTCCAATCGACTTTTTTCTGCTCTTACTTTTTCAAGTTGCTCGCGCAACCTTACTACTTCTTCTCTCGTACTGGCACCTTCTAATTCTATAGATCGCAATTTTATGGCATAATTCTCTAGTTGCAATTGTCGTTCACGTTCTAAACGACTTGCCCATTCCCTATGTCTTCGTTGCTCTGCCTAGAATATCATTATTTAGattatatcaaaatatcttataaatttaaattattttttgtaattcatGAAAACTTAATTGCATGCATGCATGCATTCATTCAAGTGGTTTATTAATCTTACTTGAAGCCTTTCTTCAGCTCTAGTCTCGGCGTCTTTGGCAGCTTCTTCTAACATTAATATTCTTGCTTGCAACGTAGCATTTTCCTGTTTCGCTCTTGCATATCGCTCCTCCCCAACTGATTGAGTGTCCACTAAGGCATGCATTTGTTCTTGAATCATTTGAACCTAGAAGAACATTACAAagttttaaaacatttattttgatctCCCAACTATTGATTaaaacaatacttttttaattatatttgtcaTGTTTTGACTAGATAAGACAATGATATGAATCTATTAAACCACGTATCTCTTGTTAGATTTAACATGAAAGTACAAATAAAGATGGTGAAGGTGTCGACTGGTagctttttgtttaaaactttGTGCACGTGTATTTTGCTTCGCGATGTTAATACCAGTGACGCTCAACATGTAAAGTTCCATGAAAGTTatgtttctatattattaatattatgccTACATACGAAACtcgaaatttatgtttcatgtaGCAGTATTTTGATCAAGTTTcccagaaatttaaaattagttcGTACCATATAATCAATGAGCACCACTGCTTTCAACGGTAGAATAGCGAACATAAATAAGCAGTAATTTACTTTACCGTAAAATTTAGATTTGCATATTTTCtatgtacaaaaattgcaaGTATTGCTTcgatttatcaataaaatcaACCCATTCGCACAACAGTAGTCGCGAGAGCACGCTGGGGCCTCACACGGGGCCAGATGTGTAAAGTAAAGCAAAAACAGTTACGCGAATATCGCCTAAGGGgggaaattatattctttcataattgtataaaatttcataatcaAGTTTAATTAGATCATAATAAATTAGCCAATATTATATCTTCGTCGCTAGCAATTCCTATTGTGATTCGTGTAAGtacattattttgttcaaaatagTTCGTcgtaatatgaaaatattttttgctgTTGTAActatttatttccaattttagTTAATTTTGGTTAACTGCATGCACTTGGTTATTCAATTCTACTTTtcatctaattaaaaaaaaaaattagaaagtaaaatttccttatatttactatttacttattttattattattattattattattattattatattatttacttatatttactAAAGACGATTATCATATCTGATGACGATAAGTGTTAATACTTTACCGACAGGTAGCCTATTAATCGACTTTTTAGCTATGATAACCAATACTTTGTTATCCATTATTGAAGTGACATTTAATTCTCCCATCATTCATgttatatgaattatgaaatagaataaaaataaagattgaataatactagtcttgtcaaaataaaaaaatatattagaacCGAATTAAATGCCCAATTGCTACCAGTCGGTAAATTTTCGTATAAACTCATGCGGTAActcaaaattattaacgagtAATGGTCATaagatataaatttgtattaggctgtcccaaaagtttctttcgctttattaataagtaatacatgcacaatattttatgtttcatgttacattactgaattgtgcacgattcattttgctccattactgttacaccATCGATATCTATGAAAtaagattgtctatttatataaacactgccacgcAGGGCCGAcgtgaccttttgcggggcctgaattcacattcaaatcctacacttcaattttacaacgaggaattatttatttacaaatgctatgtattttttataagatgaatattaaataataatactttgatgatttttgtcactcctttcaatttaatcattgctactaaaaaaatgtcttgcatctcagcaaaaattgcttccatttgttaatAGTATCATcattctgtaaaaagttaatcaaaattggTGCCTTTTAATtgagtaattttcgtagaccgctgggccgggttccggcgaacgcgctgaacctgccttgcgccggccctgCTGGCACCCGA includes the following:
- the LOC128882303 gene encoding rab11 family-interacting protein 4A produces the protein MIQEQMHALVDTQSVGEERYARAKQENATLQARILMLEEAAKDAETRAEERLQAEQRRHREWASRLERERQLQLENYAIKLRSIELEGASTREEVVRLREQLEKVRAEKSRLENNLEEVRTDVEIAREGERQATCRANEIQHQLEAAREELSMRIEDQQRIEELMQQVAQLQAHNKSLEESRDELQAAAALQAGRELLMLNPCNSTAEKGPSLAVELLAGMNQDQMDGQILGDYGDLSSISEMRQALKEQQEVNTQLRAYIDGILLNIVENYPQLLEVKQTH